From a region of the Solanum stenotomum isolate F172 chromosome 2, ASM1918654v1, whole genome shotgun sequence genome:
- the LOC125854822 gene encoding uncharacterized protein LOC125854822, with the protein MALSASDLPAMYSLLTNSLSGEQSVRKPAEAALAQSENRPGFCSCLVEVITAKDLASQVDVRLMASVYFKNSINRYWRNRRDSTGISNEEKLHLRQKLLSHLREENYQIALTLSVIISKIARIDYPKEWPELFSFLAQQLQSADILTSHRIFMILYRTLKELSTKRLTSDQRTFAEICTQFFDYSWHLWQTDVQTILHGFSALAQTFGGGAVELHHDDLYLTCERWFLCSKIIRQLIISGFPSDAKTLQEVRHVKEVAPVLLNAIQSLLPYYSSIQDHQPKFWDLLKRACTKLMKILVAIQQRHPYSFGDKCVLPLITEFCLSKILDPEPHIMSFEQFMIQCMVMVKTILESKEYKENLTGRVVDENRVTFEQMKQNISSTVAGLLTSLLPTDRVVLLCNVLIRRYFVLTASDMEEWHQNPESFYHEQDSVLWSEKLRPCAEALYIVLFENHSQLLGPVVVSILQEAMSGCPSAVNEITPALLLKDAAYGAAAYIYYELSNYLSFKDWFNGALSLELTNDHPNMRIIHRKVALILGQWVSEIKDDTRRAVYCALIRLLQENDLCVRLTACRSLYFHIEDATFNENEFLDLLPVCWDLCFKVVDEVQEFDSKVQVLNTISVLIARVTEVTPYANKLMLFFQKAWEESSSESILQIQLLTALKNFVVALGYQSPKSYGMLLPILRSGINITSPDELLEDCMQLWEATLINAPSMVPELLGYFPCLVEILERSFDHLKVATNIIEDYVILGGREFLSLHASNIAKLLDLVVGNVNDRGLLSVIPVIDILVQCFPMEVPQLISSTLQKLIIMCLTGGDDHDPSKAAVKASSSALLARILVMNTNYLAQLTSDPSLSIHLQKSGFPSEENILLCLVDMWLEKVDNVTSFQKKTIGLALSIILTLRLPQVLDKLDQIMSVCTSVIMGGSEDLSEEESSSDNVSSSKPHVPSKELRRRQMKLSDPINQISLENSVRDNLQTCSSLHGESFNAAIGRLHPSVLNQLKQALKMP; encoded by the exons ATGGCTTTATCAGCCTCCGACCTGCCGGCAATGTATTCGTTGCTGACAAATTCACTTAGCGGCGAACAAAGCGTGCGTAAACCAGCTGAAGCAGCCCTAGCTCAATCAGAAAACCGGCCGGGTTTTTGTTCTTGTCTTGTG GAAGTGATTACTGCTAAGGACTTGGCGTCTCAAGTGGATGTTCGGTTAATGGCATCGGTCTACTTCAAAAATAGCATAAATCGGTATTGGAGGAACAGGCGTGATTCCAC GGGAATTAGCAATGAGGAGAAATTACATTTAAGACAAAAGCTGTTGTCACACTTGAGGGAAGAGAATTACCAG ATTGCCCTTACATTGTCTGTGATCATCTCAAAGATTGCTCGGATCGATTACCCTAAAGAATG GCCAGagcttttttcctttttagcacAACAGCTTCAATCGGCAGATATTCTTACTTCACATAGAATATTCATGATTCTTTACAGAACCTTGAAGGAGTTGTCTACAAAGAGGCTTACATCAGACCAAAGGACCTTTGCTGAG ATATGCACGCAGTTCTTCGATTATAGTTGGCATCTTTGGCAGACTGATGTGCAGACAATACTCCATGGTTTCTCAGCTCTTGCTCAAACCTTTGGTGGGGGTGCTGTTGAATTACATCATGATGATCTTTACTTAACATGTGAGAGATGGTTTCTATGTTCAAAGATAATAAGGCAGTTGATAATTTCTGGCTTTCCGAGTGATGCCAAAACCTTACAG GAGGTGCGGCATGTCAAAGAGGTTGCTCCAGTGCTTTTGAATGCCATCCAATCACTACTTCCATACT ATTCATCTATCCAGGACCATCAACCTAAATTTTGGGATTTATTAAAAAGGGCTTGTACAAAGTTAATGAAGATTTTAGTCGCCATCCAGCAGCGACATCCTTATTCATTCGGGGATAAATGTGTCCTTCCACTTATCACGGAATTCTGTTTAAGCAAGATTTTGGATCCTGAACCACATATTATGTCCTTTGAGCAATTCATGATTCAATGTATGGTAATGGTGAAAACAATATTGGAAAGTAAAGAGTATAAGGAAAACTTGACAGGACGCGTGGTTGATGAAAATAGAGTAACATTTGAGCAGATGAAGCAAAACATATCTAGTACAGTTGCTGGCCTTCTTACTTCCCTTTTGCCTACTGACCGGGTTGTACTCCTGTGTAATGTATTGATAAGGAG GTACTTTGTTCTGACTGCAAGTGATATGGAGGAATGGCACCAGAACCCAGAGTCTTTCTATCACGAGCAGGATTCAGTGCTATGGTCAGAGAAACTAAGGCCATGTGCTGAAGCTCTATATATTGTCTTGTTTGAAAATCATAGTCAA CTGCTAGGACCTGTTGTTGTCTCTATTCTGCAAGAGGCTATGAGTGGTTGCCCTTCTGCAGTTAATGAAATAACTCCAGCACTGCTTCTTAAGGATGCTGCTTATGGTGCTGCCGCATACATTTACTATGAGCTCTCGAACTATCTGAGTTTCAAGGATTG GTTCAATGGAGCATTATCATTGGAGTTgacaaatgatcatcccaatatGCGGATAATCCACAGAAAAGTAGCACTAATCCTTGGACAATGGGTTTCAGAG ATTAAAGATGACACCAGAAGAGCAGTTTATTGTGCTCTAATCAGATTACTTCAGGAGAATGACTTGTGTGTAAGG CTGACAGCATGCCGGTCCTTGTATTTTCATATTGAAGATGCAACTTTTAATGAAAATGAGTTCTTAGATCTTCTTCCGGTTTGTTGGGATCTGTGTTTCAAAGTGGTGGATGAAGTACAGGAATTTGACTCAAAG GTTCAAGTTCTGAATACTATCTCTGTTCTGATAGCACGTGTTACTGAAGTTACACCATATGCAAACAAGTTGATGCTATTTTTCCAGAAG GCATGGGAAGAATCTTCTAGTGAAAGCATCTTGCAGATTCAACTTCTTACTGCATTGAAGAATTTTGTAGTTGCTCTCGGTTATCAGTCGCCTAAATCGTACGGCATGTTATTGCCGATTTTGCGAAGTGGAATTAACATAACCAGCCCTGATGAGCTTCTAGAAGACTGCATGCAG TTATGGGAAGCAACACTTATTAATGCGCCTTCTATGGTACCAGAATTGTTGGGGTATTTCCCATGTCTTGTGGAAATTTTGGAAAGAAGTTTTGATCACTTGAAG GTTGCTACCAATATCATTGAAGACTATGTTATTTTGGGTGGAAGGGAGTTTCTCAGTTTGCATGCGTCTAACATTGCTAAACTTCTAGATCTGGTGGTTGGGAATGTCAATGACAGGGGACTACTCTCAGTTATTCCAGTCATTGACATTCTAGTTCAG TGTTTCCCGATGGAAGTGCCTCAGCTTATCAGTTCCACATTGCAG AAATTAATAATCATGTGCCTGACTGGGGGAGATGATCATGATCCTTCCAAGGCAGCTGTAAAAGCATCATCATCAGCACTGCTGGCAAGGATTTTGGTGATGAACACTAATTATCTTGCACAGCTAACTTCTGATCCGTCACTGTCTATACACCTTCAGAAATCTGGTTTTCCTAGTGAAGAAAACATACTCCTTTGCCTCGTCGACATGTGGCTTGAAAAG GTTGACAATGTTACCTCTTTCCAGAAGAAGACAATTGGTTTGGCCCTCTCTATAATTTTGACTTTGAGGTTGCCTCAAGTACTTGATAAACTTGATCAGATAATGAG TGTATGTACAAGTGTTATAATGGGTGGAAGTGAGGATTTAAGTGAAGAAGAGTCTAG TAGTGACAATGTAAGCTCTAGCAAACCTCATGTGCCAAGCAAGGAGTTGAGGAGGAGACAG atgaAACTCTCGGACCCAATAAACCAGATTTCGTTGGAGAACTCAGTGAGAGACAATCTTCAAACTTGTTCATCTCTTCATGGGGAATCCTTTAATGCAGCCATTGGTAGATTGCATCCTTCAGTACTCAATCAATTAAAACAAGCATTGAAGATGCCATGA